AcaccataaattgaaattctcttaaaaaaataattatatttattcctctaattatgttgtaaaatttgaaGTCACACTTACTCATTGTTGACAACCTGTGGCACTAAATAATTGTATGTTTATTTGATGCTCTTTGTATTGAAATAGGGACTGGCCATGTCTAGTTGTGAACCACTAAAATGCACCATCTACCTATTACTCAATAATGAGAGAAAAGAGCAAAGTACTTTTTGTATTGTAGTGcagaaacaacaaaaaatgaatgatCCAATGGTCATCTGTCATACATACCTCATATGAAGTATAAACTTTGAACTAGATGTACAATTGACATGTtttactggtttttttttttttttttttgggtttctcaCCTTGTTTTCTCAAATCTTTTAGTCCACTAATCACTGATCACGACGGGTGAGCCCATAGCAAAGTAAATCTCTGACTTAGGGAGATTTTTTCAAAGTGTTAGTGCCTGGACTTAAACTGGCTCTAAAAAGTATTTTATTCATATATCACACTCTTATTACATAAATGTGAAAATAATGTTGAGATACCACCTATCAAGTTGTTTTCCCATATTCTCAGCTGCTCAATTTTAGTCAAAGCATTGAATGTTAGTTTCAGAGTTCATAGCATGTATCTTGCTAGTTCCATTTTTGTCAAAACTGAAAATGACATATCGTGAAAACTGaaactaaattttaattaacttaaCTGGCAATGGCTAAtggttaaataaaagataatccTCGCATACACCAAAAgccgattgatgtcttggtctaaCGATAAAAAGCTATATATCATTAGAAAcagacgtcataggttgaaactctttaaaaaaaaaaaaaaaattccaaaactaaAGGACTTATTagttttccttaaaaaaaaaaaaggttctcctAGAAAAAATTTTCTCCATTTGGGAACAGCTTATTGAAAGTTTTTAAgtaacctttaaaaaaaaaaaaaatgtatatataaactaaaagttgATCCTTATAAGCTTTAGTCAAACAGTTTAACAGATTCTTATCAAGTTGGTTTTTAATTGTTGTCTTTTCCATGCTGACTGATTAAAGAGCTAATCTTTCTGTTTAAGGTCACCTGCCCTCTAACAACTTGAAATGAAAATAGGCAGCTGAATaaagtgtttgataaaaaatatatataaaacaatccAACATGGTTGCAGACTATCCAGATTCACCATCTACATGCTACTTCTGATAAGGGGGTCAAAATTTTAGggtaaattatattaattgaaTCCCATAGTTTACAAGAGGAAATTAAATTTAGCTTTTTcagaaatttcaaattaaagtcTAGAGACTCTAGACTATAAAAAATGCTtcaattcaaagttcaaactattAACTCATTTATCTGTGATGCCGTGAATGAAAAATgcttaaacaaaataatgttatgGATATGTCAAGTTGTCAACAcaatattgttttaattcaatCCACACaatattgtttgtttttagtattttccatTGATGACATCATGCATAATGGATTCATAATTTGAATTGAACGTTTTCTAAAGTCTATGATTTTATGTAGAACGTCTACAAAAGTTTGagatttaatttgaaaccacCTTCGACTATGGGaatttaaaatgtattttactcaaaattttattatgaaataaaatatattataaagagGAAAACTGCTTACGCCATTAAGATGAAAAGCTCTTGGATTATCCAGTATTTAGTTATGACGGATATATAAGATCAATTGTCTACAGGAATTTGACGAGGATTGTTGTAAAGTATGCTCTGGTAACTCTGCAACTTACAACTAATCTAAGTAAAGTTCTcctcaataatatatattagttattttgaagaaaaaaaattagccgTTGTCGTTGATTGCACGTAGAAGAAGCAGCATGCTAAATAGAATGGTAATCTGAAAGTGGCTCATAACGTTGATTATTATCAGAAAGATTAAGAATTCATATATAATTCATGCATCTCGAACATGCTGCCAACCAAAAGAGAAGCTGGATACAGATGTGATTCACAGGAGATTTATGGGGGCCAAAGAAGATTTAATGGATTTTtatgggatttaattgtaaaataagcaattttgtaagcatataatatatatatatatatagattgagAGACCCGTCATGACATCACCATTGTGACGGTTTAATGCACCGAACCTGTCACCTTCAAAATAGTCGCATATCATCGTTATGATAGGTTTGTGCACTGTACCCAAACCAATTTTGACCCCTAAAACTTATGAATGATCTGATTCGCCCGTTCACCTTCAGTATTCAACATAACTACACAACGTGTGGCCCCTGGTACTCTTTCAATAAACGACTTGTCTCAAGTAAACTTAGAAATAATAAcacaaaatatatttgttttcaaGAAGTCAATGATCTGTATCATTCAATAAGACcaagaaattataataaaaaaaagggtactgTTTAAACACGAGAGCCTTCAGGGTCAGAAAATGAAAAGATTTGCTAGACAAACTTTCTTAGCTGAGGAAAAAACATTAGGTACtcgattttgagtttttgaccAACatttaactggtaaagtctctaataattgaataaaagatttaatatttaattcccgtctacactaaaaaccgattgatgtcttgatttgatgatataaagttatcatcaagagcgaacggttgaaattttctcaaaaaagaaaatgcgagATAAGATGAGATGTTAAAAATTTTTccactttactaatttttatttgagacTAGTCCCCTTAAAACATTTGCTAATAGACCATTTAATATCCACTTTTAtggaagatattaaaaaaattaattactttttttttctttttctataataatttttaaattatttttcccttaaaaaaaagtttttaaaattatttccaaaacaAATAGCTTTTAgatttttgttaacttttctCTTTGTGTGTTACACGGCTGCTCACATTTCCCAATTCTCATTGGAAATAACCTTAGTAATTGacttaaaaatcatattattgaTACCtgagtgacttttttttttttttctaaatgcCTGAGTGacatattttcatataataaaagaaattttattacaataaatataaattaaagctGGCCAGTTGTACTTGTAACTTATAATTGACCTTCCTTGGATTGACAAGAAAAGGtatattaaggaaaaaaaacccagaaatatTCCTGCTTTTAATTGTATCGTTTTGTCATCAAGAGAAGGTATAAATGATTAATTAGTAATTCTACCACCACaggttttatcattttctatCAAAAGACGTCACCTACTATTATTATAGATTTCACCATTCTAACTTACATTTTCCGAAATATACAGTCCGCAGACTTTTTCTTTGAGAAGAAAGTACAATTATCACTCATGACTTATGAGTACAAAATGACCATAACGAGAAGTTGTGTAGCAACAACATTTTTCCTACTATCAAATGTAGGTCAAAATATGACACCCCTCTAAATAGCTTAACCCTATTCTTTAACCCCTatgtttgaaaatataatatattttggtCCCTCTTCACTTCCAAAAAAGGTAGtatatgctaaattgataaATTCAATATACGTAACATCTCTTTTACAATATATAAACATCATATTATGCTTAAGAGCATATTATGCTTAAGAGGTACAGATGTAGTAGATATCTATGTCAagctaaataaaaatcatttgtcCTACTTCTTGTATTCCAAATATACCTTAAATAAGAGGTACATTACATAATTCTTTTCTCATTTCATTCCAAACATATCCTTAAAAAATGCGCTTAGTAGCATTCTTCAAAAACTCGCCTAATACTACATACTCTTCAAAAGCCCGAACATCAGCCTTAAACTGGAGGAATGGTGGGAAAAACAGCCAAAATGAGGTAATGAACACAAATTCAATTGCCAAAGGCCCCGAAATCAGTCATGGCAACCACCACCCGCCAGTAAAAACCACCGTCTTCAAGACAAACtcaacaaccaaacacaaaccatGTAAGAGGAAGAACCAAGTGACCTCCCACGTGGGACTCACGCTCCCCAAGAGGTAGAAAATAAGCTCATGCATAAACCCTGACACAACAAACGTGGCAAAGACAACAATGAGTGGGGCCCACTTTTTGTTGATGCCATGTGTCACAAGGGCATGTTGGGTGGAATTGTATACAATGATACGGAGCATATTGGTGACCATGAGGTTCCATCTTCTACCCCAAGTGTCTTGTAGTGAAGTGGAGAGGTATGGCTCATTGAATTGTGGCTCAAGCTCCATTCCTAGTAGGACTTGAGCCAAGGTTGCCACAATGGCTAGGATGAACTCGAGGATAAAGTATATGTGAAAGCAATAGAGAATCAATAGGACTTTTGGGTACATACGGTCACTATAGTCATATAAAAGAGCCAAAATGGCCAAAGAACACCCTTTACTGCATAATTAAGAAGGGAGATATGTCCTTCTTGAGTTTTTTTGGATGTTGGGTTTTCTATGTAGTAGGAGTGTATTGCTTCACATGATACTTGGTAAGAGTTGAGCAATTCAAGTAGTGGTTTTTCAACGAATGTATTGTGATCACGATGATAACTCTATTAAAGCCTGATGGTACACATGATGTTACTTATTGACATCACATGTTGTGTAATTGATGAATCCACGttagagacttttttttttttaaatacactaGAAGAGAGGAGGCATAGTTGCATATAGATGTTTCACGGGATATCTATCAACTTCAACCGTGATCTCCGGGGCCAAAAAAGGATTTATTGGATTTTTAATTGGGATTTAATTGTGGAAGCAATATTGTAAGCATATAACATAGACACCTAAAACCTGTGGAAAGAAGACTGGACCAGTTGTAGTGATGGAATTGGTTCACCTTCAATATTCAACATTAACTACAATGGCCCTTGGTTTTCAATGAACAGCTTGTCTCAAGTAAACTTAGAAACGATCACACagactatttttgttttcaagaaGTGAATGATCTGTATCATTCAATAAGACCAAGAAATTaatggcttgtttggatggagggaggAAGGAGGGGAAATGAAAGGGAGTAGAGTAaaattggctaaaaataagctaattttctactaaatctactctactctactctattccccctccctctccctcaatccaaacggatcaTAAAGGAGGGTATTGTTTAAACACGAGAGACAAGTCTCGATACTTGACTTTGACAACCTTTAGgattagaaaatgaaaagatttactagagagtagagacaaacttttttatagcagaaaaaaaaaattaaaaaaaaaaaaagttttggtatttgattttgagtttttgaacAACTTTTAGGTTTTAGGTGAGATGAGATGTTGAATAATTTTTccactttactaatttttatggGTCATGCTAATGAGTACtcttagggcattggttaacaattcattttaagaaagttttaacaccacttttatgagaaatgaaaaaaaaaaattgtcaaaacattcttttttcttttttcttttttttttttcctttcgttagcatttcccaatttttatttggatCTTGCTAAAGGATACTTTATAGTATTTATTAATAAACCAATTAACAtgcacttttatgaaaaattgttaaaataattaattatttttttcttttctcataaaattttcctaaaaatgtTGCCTAAACTAATATCTTAAGACAtcagttaacttttttttctttgtatttatcACCACTGCTCACATTTCCCCATTCCCATCGGAAATAACTAGTAACTAACTTACAAATCTTATTATTGATACCTGAGTgacatatttttcatataataagagaaattttattacaataaattaaAGCTGGCCAGTTGGAACTTATAAATATTAGACCTTCCCTAGATTGACAAGAAAAGGTATCAAAAAAGACACAAAAATATTCCTGCTTTTAATTGTATCGgtttgtcataaaaaaaaaggtgtaaatGATTAATTAGTAATTCTACCACCACCGGTTTTATCAATTTCTATAGCAGAGGACGCCACCTACTATTATTATATTctagtcaaaataaattataccaTTCTAACTAACATTTTCCGAAATATACCATCCACAAACTTTTTCTTTGAGAAGAAAATACAACTATCATTCATGACTCGTGAGTACAAAGTGACCATAACAAGGAGTTAAGTATCAACAACATTTTTCCTACTTTCAAACGTAGGACAAAATAATTATGATACCACTCTGCATAGCTTAAACCCAACCTTACCTTCCTAAGCttgaaaattcaatatatataacatcactgtcacaatatatatatatagcgcAACCATATGTAATTCACATGCTATGCCTATGAGATACAATGTAGTAGATATTTATGTCAAGCCAAGTAAAAATCATTGTTACCACTTTTTGTATTCCAAATATACCTTAAATAAGAGGTATATTACATGTATTAGATACATAAAACTCTTTAAtatcttctctttttcctttcgTTCCAAGCATACCCTAAATTGATGTACGagtaacatttttcaaaaacccgCCTAATACTGCATACTCTTCGAAAGCTCGAACATCAGCCTTAAACCGGAGGAACGGAGGAAAAAACAGCCAAAACGAAGTAATGAACACAAATCCAATTGCCAAAGGCCCCGAAATCAGCCGTGGCAACCGCCACCCACCGGTAAAAACCTCCGTCTTCAAGACAAGCTCAACTACCAAACACAAACCGTGTAAAAGGAAGAACCAAGTGACCTCCCATGTGGGACTCATGCGCCCCAAGTAATAGAAAATAAGCTCGTGCATGAACCCCGAAACAACAAATGTGGCAAAGACAGCAATGAGTGGGGCCCACTTTTTGTTGATGCCACGTGTCACAAGAGCATGTCGGGTGGGATTGTATACGGTGATGCGTAGCATGTTGGTGACCATGAGGTTCCATCTTTTACCCCAGAAGTCTTGTAGTGAAGTGGAGAGGTATGGCTCGTTGAACTGTGGTTCGAGCTCCATTCCTAGTAGGACTCGAGCCAGGGTTGCTACAATGGCTAAGATGAACTCGAGGAGAAGGTATATGTGAAAGCAATAGAGGACCAATAGGACTTTTGGGTGCATATGGTCACTATAGTCATATAAACATgccaaaatggccaaaagaACACCCTTTACTGCATAATTAGGAAGGGAGATATGACCTTCTTGGGTCTTTTTGGAAgttgggttttctttgttttggccATTTAGATGTGCCATTGGTTGATTTTTGAGTTTCTCTATTGGTTTTTGAGGTGGGTTTTCTTTACTATGGCCATGTTGTGACTCTAGTGGAAAAGGGTTTACCTTACTTGAGGTGTTTTGGGGTTTTGAGGGTGTGTTTTGTTGGATCTTGATGGGAAGGCAAGCAAGAGCAACAAAGCGTCCAAGAGAGATTGATGGGTCAGAACACAAAGGGCCTTTACCAAAAGCAAAGAGCAAGAGCTTGAAATTGGCAAGCCAAGCTATGAAAAAGGCAGTTGTGCCTCCAAGATGAATGGAATGGAGGTCAAGaggaaggaagagaaagaggcAAACAATTGGGAGAACACAGAGGAGTCTTGAAAGACCTTTGGAGACTTTCTTACTAATTGTATAGCAATAAGAAAGACATACGAAGACTGAGAGCCATACCTTTATGAAATTGTATATCTCACCTTCCATTGTTCTCTTggatctctctttctttcttgttcttGATATCTGCAGTGTTTGTGGTGAAGAAATGAATGAGATCCAGGACCAAGAGCTCAGAAAAAGTGTTTGATGTCCATAAATAAAGGCCGCGAAAGACAAAGTCGctctctttcctttccttttcttttcttttccttttttttttttttttttaagacaaatgTTAACGAGCATgcttaaataaatgaaaatgtatAATACTaatcattttagatattttaatattttttctctttataaagttgattttacattgaaaaatatgacattaaagtttaaaaaaaaattgtaaaaaagaaaaaaaaaaagttaaaagttgcCGTTAACGaaacactttttaaaaatattgggCCGATAAAGATCGACCGTGGAAAATGATAACCACAAAGTGCTTTTAATCGGtggaataataaaataaaagttttgataGTTCTTTTCTTCAGCCCgaaaaaacatatttcaagtttttaacTCAGGTTTGTTAGGCGTTTTTTGACCTTTAAAAAGTAATGACTAGTGGCAGCAACTTCGTTTTTTTTGGTAACACTTGTGGCAGCAACTTCGCACGAAGTTGCTGCCGTGCGAAGTTGCTGCCACAAGTATTACCAAATGCGTTGCACCAGTTTCACGCATTTTAAATTACATCAGCTTTATGTAATGGACTACATAAAACTGTGCACTTTAAACATTATATCTGCGCATGGTGCACTGAAAGTATATGAGAGCCAAATAAATTAAGAACTTTTGTATGTCGACGTATTAGCTCTTCTCCTTTTTTAAGAGAACTAGATTCAAATCCTTCTTTCCATTGTTGAATGTATTTGGTTATGGGAATTAAACTTAAGGTTCCTGAAAAGAATCAAGGTGTTCATGCATGTGTTATGTGTTGATGTTTAACACAAGCATAAATTGACCCTTTCAGGCTTACTCTAATGGTGGAATAGAGTTAATTCTTGTCTACAATAGTTGGGTAAGGCCTATATGACACATAAATTCCCTCAAAACAAGGGCaatggtgaagaaaaaaatCGACCATATGACATGTCTGTGTGCCAAAAGGGTAGTAGGTAATGTATTACCTAATAATTAACCACAGTAATAACCTATTCTCAGGAAGAATTAGGAGTATGTATGATCTTCCCAAGGTAATGATAGCAAAATTGGACAGAAACTGTAATAGCAAAAAGATTTAGTAAGCATTCCTCAAGGCCCACGAACTGTTGGGCTGGTGGACAGCCTCAACCCTTGTGAGGATTTGAGTCTGGaaaacaaataccaaaaaaaaaaaaggtagagggGGAAACAAAGGGAAATTGTTACATAAGCAATGATTTGTTAAAAATGAACATATTCAAAGCTCACGCATGGATGAATGGGCAACAAGTTGTGGATTTGAATCCAAAAAATAAGGGACATGAATAAGTTTTTGGGGAGGGCTAGGAGGCGGAGCCTAGGATTCCCTTCTATTTAGTATAAAAGTGAAAGTTAAAAATCTAGAGTAAATTGATGGTACCTCCTTTATACAAAGGAAGTTTCTTTGCCATCCGAATAAAGGCCCACATTCTGCTCTCATAACTCAAGACTTTGGGTCATTTCAAAGCACTAATAAACAGTTAAACACCAAACTAAAGGGAATACTTACATACTCCGAGAGCAttactccctcctctcatatGAGTGGGCCCATGGTGGGACTCACATGTGGAGCCATCCCTCAAgtgagaggagggagcattGGCCCCGGactatctaataattttccccaAACAAGATACACCCATAAAAGAATCTCTTAATGCATGGTTTATGTTTTATGGCCAAATGACAATTTATGTGGATGTGGGGAAGTGGTTCCCAGtactaattataattatttgaaagAGAGATCCTGACCCAAGTGTCAAAGCAGTGTATCATATCTTAATTTACTAATAGTAAGAATTTGGGAGCAGGATATGGATATCATATTTCTTTTATCAGATAACCATTTAACTAatgaacaaaacaaatttcagCTTCAAAACAGAACAATACTTGAATAAATGTCTTAGTTCAAGGCTTAGGATCTACGGTTTCGGACACACTGACATTTAATGATGACAACCCAACAGTATCAGGGCTCTTGAGTTGATCTAGCTGTTTCTGACCACGGCGAAGTAAGTACTCAATGTAGAGGAAATTTTTCCGATCTACCTGCTTGGAATTACGGCGGAACTCACCTGACACAATTGATTCAATCTTATGTCGATCTTCAGCAGATTTGGAACGAGCTGCCCTCAAAAACCCTCTATATAGACTAAGTACTTGCTTCTGCATTCCAGAAAGCTTTGGACTGCTAGAGGCTCCCATAGCATCTTCTCGTTAAGTTTGCAATTGGATATGCTTTCTGAACAACAAGAAAAGGAATTTATGAACTTTCTATACTCACGGGCAACATAAAACAGTATTTATTcgtaaaacttaaaacaaaaacaaccaaaactaTATTTTGAGGAACACAAGAAACAGAAGCATGTTTCTAAGCAAAGTGAAGAGACATCTTACTTCTCACTTTCAAAATGATTATAAGAAAGGAGACGAATAtgataggagaagaaaaaactaTACAAAGTGGTTATCATATCAGTATATGCACATGCAAgagttaaaaacaaaagagtaaCTTATGAGTATGGTcacaaattcaaatagaaattgcTAATGTAGGTAATGCAAAGTATCAAGTCGCATTTCCAATcacataaaagaagaagaagatagacaCAAAATTGTTCTACATGTAGTACTCGGATATTATGACTTTCAGAAATAATTTCTCTTCATGCACTTAAGACATCCTAATAATGAGGAATCCAGTAAAAATACAGTTTAAAAGAATTgctaaccaaaataaaatttggaacaAATGAAGGAAAAACAGAAAGACTTCTGGCAATCTTGTTAAGAATTTATACGCAAGTCAAAGATTTTT
This genomic stretch from Quercus robur chromosome 4, dhQueRobu3.1, whole genome shotgun sequence harbors:
- the LOC126723797 gene encoding succinate dehydrogenase assembly factor 1, mitochondrial-like — its product is MGASSSPKLSGMQKQVLSLYRGFLRAARSKSAEDRHKIESIVSGEFRRNSKQVDRKNFLYIEYLLRRGQKQLDQLKSPDTVGLSSLNVSVSETVDPKP
- the LOC126723796 gene encoding acyl-CoA--sterol O-acyltransferase 1-like, which encodes MEGEIYNFIKVWLSVFVCLSYCYTISKKVSKGLSRLLCVLPIVCLFLFLPLDLHSIHLGGTTAFFIAWLANFKLLLFAFGKGPLCSDPSISLGRFVALACLPIKIQQNTPSKPQNTSSKVNPFPLESQHGHSKENPPQKPIEKLKNQPMAHLNGQNKENPTSKKTQEGHISLPNYAVKGVLLAILACLYDYSDHMHPKVLLVLYCFHIYLLLEFILAIVATLARVLLGMELEPQFNEPYLSTSLQDFWGKRWNLMVTNMLRITVYNPTRHALVTRGINKKWAPLIAVFATFVVSGFMHELIFYYLGRMSPTWEVTWFFLLHGLCLVVELVLKTEVFTGGWRLPRLISGPLAIGFVFITSFWLFFPPFLRFKADVRAFEEYAVLGGFLKNVTRTSI